In Caldilineales bacterium, the following proteins share a genomic window:
- a CDS encoding oligosaccharide flippase family protein — MAARTAARNLTAISAHKAAQLAGAFAFAAFIPRRLGPELFGQLAFVISLSLILQMAGDLGGLDIIGRHVPGWAQQGRPGQERIRWLIWQLTWARLGIGLVMALALALAAPWLAPWLNRWQGLLIGLGVALRLLSWTPYHLCFGLNQMGRWSVEVSWRQLIMIPCLVLGLPWGLTGLLMGLLASEAIFLIPGLLWARPVWRPTRPDWPGLRPYLRFGTGFFLANILIVLLYRSGPVLLELLTHDTVAVGYLGLALSLYMLVITVLTQYMASFTPTLALLHTRQQHAGAQRWLDLLLRYSGILMGVLLIGIALLTFPVAPLLFGADFAAAGPIFLILSLTLLAQPLVWAGRYAAAAFARPRVALAAAFAGLSACTLASLLLIPTLAATGAALALGAGVAVMAASLIVIGRAWLRPPWPAMLLIFAPLLALLPLLDAARPLLHALILTAVLVPAYLLLLWRLRLAPTDELRQALAAFAGVRGA, encoded by the coding sequence ATGGCCGCTCGCACCGCCGCCCGCAACCTGACGGCCATCAGCGCCCACAAGGCCGCCCAACTTGCCGGCGCCTTCGCCTTCGCCGCCTTCATCCCCCGCCGCCTGGGGCCGGAACTTTTCGGGCAACTGGCCTTCGTCATCTCGCTCAGCCTCATCCTGCAGATGGCCGGCGACCTGGGCGGGCTGGACATCATCGGCCGCCATGTGCCCGGCTGGGCGCAGCAAGGCCGGCCGGGACAAGAGCGCATCCGCTGGCTTATCTGGCAGCTGACCTGGGCGCGACTGGGCATTGGGCTTGTCATGGCGCTCGCCCTCGCCCTTGCCGCCCCCTGGCTGGCGCCCTGGCTGAACCGCTGGCAGGGACTGCTGATCGGGTTGGGCGTCGCCCTCCGCCTCCTCTCTTGGACGCCCTACCACCTCTGTTTTGGCCTCAACCAGATGGGCCGCTGGTCGGTCGAGGTCTCGTGGCGGCAACTGATCATGATCCCTTGTCTGGTCCTGGGCCTGCCGTGGGGTCTGACAGGGCTACTGATGGGCCTGCTGGCCAGCGAGGCCATCTTCCTGATCCCCGGCCTGCTCTGGGCGCGCCCGGTCTGGCGCCCCACCCGCCCCGACTGGCCCGGCCTGCGGCCCTATCTCCGTTTTGGGACCGGCTTCTTCCTGGCCAACATCCTCATCGTCCTCCTCTATCGCAGCGGCCCGGTGCTGCTGGAACTGCTGACACACGACACCGTCGCCGTCGGCTATCTTGGCCTGGCCCTCAGCCTCTACATGCTGGTCATCACCGTCCTGACGCAATACATGGCCTCGTTCACGCCCACGCTGGCCCTGCTCCACACCCGCCAACAGCACGCCGGCGCCCAGCGCTGGCTCGATCTCTTGCTGCGCTACAGCGGCATCCTCATGGGCGTGCTCCTCATCGGCATCGCCTTACTCACCTTCCCGGTGGCGCCGCTTCTTTTCGGCGCCGACTTTGCCGCCGCCGGCCCGATCTTCCTGATCCTGAGCCTGACCCTCCTGGCCCAGCCCCTCGTCTGGGCCGGTCGCTACGCCGCCGCCGCCTTTGCTCGCCCGCGCGTCGCCCTGGCCGCCGCCTTTGCCGGACTCAGCGCCTGCACGCTCGCCAGCCTGCTCCTCATCCCCACGCTTGCGGCCACCGGCGCGGCCCTGGCCCTGGGCGCCGGTGTGGCGGTGATGGCCGCCTCCCTGATCGTGATCGGTCGCGCCTGGCTGCGCCCGCCCTGGCCGGCCATGTTGCTGATCTTCGCCCCCCTGCTCGCCCTTCTGCCCCTGCTGGATGCAGCGCGTCCCCTCCTCCACGCCCTCATCCTCACCGCCGTCCTCGTCCCGGCCTACCTCCTCCTCCTCTGGCGGCTGCGTCTGGCCCCGACGGACGAGCTGCGCCAGGCCCTGGCAGCTTTCGCTGGGGTGCGCGGGGCGTGA